In the Oryzias latipes chromosome 9, ASM223467v1 genome, one interval contains:
- the nr6a1 gene encoding nuclear receptor subfamily 6 group A member 1 isoform X3, producing MDDAADQRTCLICGDRATGLHYGIISCEGCKGFFKRSICNKRVYRCNRDKNCEMSRKQRNRCQYCRLLKCLQMGMNRKAIREDGMPGGRNKSIGPVQITEEEIERIMSGQEFKEDVPEHTWGNNGDSDHSSPSNGASEGNQPSPASTLSSNRSAEMNGYTAALRDQYINTSMSTHYHLLPHLFSYAAQSGLLTPQPRSLYPQSHPLVLQLVAAEDLAPLTTPMLIEDGYKVTQVELFALLCRLADELLFRQISWIKKLPFFCELSIEDYTCLLSSTWQELILLSCLTIYSAQIFGDLADVTAKYTPSDDELQGFSEDGMEVMERLIYLYRKFNQLKISNEEYACMKAINFLNQDIRGLSNVSQLEQLNKRYWYVCQDYIEYKYPHQPKRFPEIMMCLPEIRYIAGKLVNVPLEQLPLLFKAVLHSCKSSLTSYRTGPPPCLTASSGN from the exons A TGG atgatgcagcTGACCAACGGACTTGCCTTATCTGTGGAGACCGAGCCACAGGCCTGCACTATGGCATCATCTCCTGCGAAGGCTGCAAAGGCTTTTTCAAGCGCAGCATCTGCAACAAGCGTGTGTACCGCTGCAACCGCGACAAGAACTGCGAGATGTCCCGCAAGCAGCGCAATCGCTGCCAGTACTGCCGCCTACTCAAATGTCTGCAGATGGGGATGAACAGGAAAG CAATCAGAGAAGATGGCATGCCGGGAGGAAGGAACAAAAGCATTGGGCCTGTGCAG ATAACGGAGGAGGAGATAGAGCGGATCATGTCAGGACAGGAGTTCAAGGAGGACGTCCCAGAGCACACTTGGGGGAACAACGGTGACAGTGACCACAGTTCTCCCAGCAATGGAGCCTCAGAAGGAAACCAACCATCACCTGCCTCCACTCTTTCATCCAA TCGCTCTGCAGAGATGAACGGCTACACAGCAGCTCTGAGGGACCAGTACATCAACACCTCAATGTCCACACACTATCACCTCCTGCCTCACCTGTTCAGCTATGCTGCCCAGTCTGGCCTGCTGACCCCACAGCCCCGCAGCCTTTACCCACAGTCCCACCCTCTGGTGCTGCAGCTGGTTGCTGCAGAGGACTTGGCCCCCCTCACCACCCCGATGCTTATAGAGGATGG GTACAAGGTGACACAGGTGGAGCTGTTCGCCCTGCTGTGTCGTTTGGCAGATGAGCTGCTCTTTCGCCAGATCTCTTGGATCAAGAAGCTTCCATTCTTCTGCGAGCTCTCCATTGAGGACTACACCTGCCTGCTCAGCTCCACCTGGCAGGAGCTCATCCTGCTCTCCTGCCTCACCATCTACAGCGCCCAGATCTTTGGAGACCTGGCTGACGTCACAGCCAAGTACACACCATCTGATGACGAACTCCAAGG CTTCAGTGAGGACGGCATGGAAGTGATGGAGAGGCTGATTTATCTCTATCGCAAGTTTAATCAGCTGAAGATCAGCAATGAGGAGTACGCCTGCATGAAAGCCATCAACTTCCTGAACCAAG ATATAAGAGGACTGTCCAACGTCTCTCAGCTCGAGCAGCTGAACAAGCGCTACTGGTACGTGTGTCAGGACTACATCGAGTACAAATACCCACACCAGCCCAAACGCTTTCCAGAGATAATGATGTGTCTGCCGGAGATCCGCTACATCGCAG GAAAGCTGGTGAATGTCCCACTTGAACAGCTTCCGCTTCTGTTCAAAGCAGTCTTGCACTCCTGCAAATCCAGCCTGACCAGCTACAGGACCGGCCCACCGCCCTGCCTGACCGCCTCCTCTGGAAACTAA
- the nr6a1 gene encoding nuclear receptor subfamily 6 group A member 1 isoform X2 encodes MDTWEDDAADQRTCLICGDRATGLHYGIISCEGCKGFFKRSICNKRVYRCNRDKNCEMSRKQRNRCQYCRLLKCLQMGMNRKAIREDGMPGGRNKSIGPVQITEEEIERIMSGQEFKEDVPEHTWGNNGDSDHSSPSNGASEGNQPSPASTLSSNRSAEMNGYTAALRDQYINTSMSTHYHLLPHLFSYAAQSGLLTPQPRSLYPQSHPLVLQLVAAEDLAPLTTPMLIEDGYKVTQVELFALLCRLADELLFRQISWIKKLPFFCELSIEDYTCLLSSTWQELILLSCLTIYSAQIFGDLADVTAKYTPSDDELQGFSEDGMEVMERLIYLYRKFNQLKISNEEYACMKAINFLNQDIRGLSNVSQLEQLNKRYWYVCQDYIEYKYPHQPKRFPEIMMCLPEIRYIAGKLVNVPLEQLPLLFKAVLHSCKSSLTSYRTGPPPCLTASSGN; translated from the exons atgatgcagcTGACCAACGGACTTGCCTTATCTGTGGAGACCGAGCCACAGGCCTGCACTATGGCATCATCTCCTGCGAAGGCTGCAAAGGCTTTTTCAAGCGCAGCATCTGCAACAAGCGTGTGTACCGCTGCAACCGCGACAAGAACTGCGAGATGTCCCGCAAGCAGCGCAATCGCTGCCAGTACTGCCGCCTACTCAAATGTCTGCAGATGGGGATGAACAGGAAAG CAATCAGAGAAGATGGCATGCCGGGAGGAAGGAACAAAAGCATTGGGCCTGTGCAG ATAACGGAGGAGGAGATAGAGCGGATCATGTCAGGACAGGAGTTCAAGGAGGACGTCCCAGAGCACACTTGGGGGAACAACGGTGACAGTGACCACAGTTCTCCCAGCAATGGAGCCTCAGAAGGAAACCAACCATCACCTGCCTCCACTCTTTCATCCAA TCGCTCTGCAGAGATGAACGGCTACACAGCAGCTCTGAGGGACCAGTACATCAACACCTCAATGTCCACACACTATCACCTCCTGCCTCACCTGTTCAGCTATGCTGCCCAGTCTGGCCTGCTGACCCCACAGCCCCGCAGCCTTTACCCACAGTCCCACCCTCTGGTGCTGCAGCTGGTTGCTGCAGAGGACTTGGCCCCCCTCACCACCCCGATGCTTATAGAGGATGG GTACAAGGTGACACAGGTGGAGCTGTTCGCCCTGCTGTGTCGTTTGGCAGATGAGCTGCTCTTTCGCCAGATCTCTTGGATCAAGAAGCTTCCATTCTTCTGCGAGCTCTCCATTGAGGACTACACCTGCCTGCTCAGCTCCACCTGGCAGGAGCTCATCCTGCTCTCCTGCCTCACCATCTACAGCGCCCAGATCTTTGGAGACCTGGCTGACGTCACAGCCAAGTACACACCATCTGATGACGAACTCCAAGG CTTCAGTGAGGACGGCATGGAAGTGATGGAGAGGCTGATTTATCTCTATCGCAAGTTTAATCAGCTGAAGATCAGCAATGAGGAGTACGCCTGCATGAAAGCCATCAACTTCCTGAACCAAG ATATAAGAGGACTGTCCAACGTCTCTCAGCTCGAGCAGCTGAACAAGCGCTACTGGTACGTGTGTCAGGACTACATCGAGTACAAATACCCACACCAGCCCAAACGCTTTCCAGAGATAATGATGTGTCTGCCGGAGATCCGCTACATCGCAG GAAAGCTGGTGAATGTCCCACTTGAACAGCTTCCGCTTCTGTTCAAAGCAGTCTTGCACTCCTGCAAATCCAGCCTGACCAGCTACAGGACCGGCCCACCGCCCTGCCTGACCGCCTCCTCTGGAAACTAA
- the nr6a1 gene encoding nuclear receptor subfamily 6 group A member 1 isoform X1 — translation MEIDKRTNGFDYPERNNAKAVNGFCSDHPLESEHNSSMDDAADQRTCLICGDRATGLHYGIISCEGCKGFFKRSICNKRVYRCNRDKNCEMSRKQRNRCQYCRLLKCLQMGMNRKAIREDGMPGGRNKSIGPVQITEEEIERIMSGQEFKEDVPEHTWGNNGDSDHSSPSNGASEGNQPSPASTLSSNRSAEMNGYTAALRDQYINTSMSTHYHLLPHLFSYAAQSGLLTPQPRSLYPQSHPLVLQLVAAEDLAPLTTPMLIEDGYKVTQVELFALLCRLADELLFRQISWIKKLPFFCELSIEDYTCLLSSTWQELILLSCLTIYSAQIFGDLADVTAKYTPSDDELQGFSEDGMEVMERLIYLYRKFNQLKISNEEYACMKAINFLNQDIRGLSNVSQLEQLNKRYWYVCQDYIEYKYPHQPKRFPEIMMCLPEIRYIAGKLVNVPLEQLPLLFKAVLHSCKSSLTSYRTGPPPCLTASSGN, via the exons atgatgcagcTGACCAACGGACTTGCCTTATCTGTGGAGACCGAGCCACAGGCCTGCACTATGGCATCATCTCCTGCGAAGGCTGCAAAGGCTTTTTCAAGCGCAGCATCTGCAACAAGCGTGTGTACCGCTGCAACCGCGACAAGAACTGCGAGATGTCCCGCAAGCAGCGCAATCGCTGCCAGTACTGCCGCCTACTCAAATGTCTGCAGATGGGGATGAACAGGAAAG CAATCAGAGAAGATGGCATGCCGGGAGGAAGGAACAAAAGCATTGGGCCTGTGCAG ATAACGGAGGAGGAGATAGAGCGGATCATGTCAGGACAGGAGTTCAAGGAGGACGTCCCAGAGCACACTTGGGGGAACAACGGTGACAGTGACCACAGTTCTCCCAGCAATGGAGCCTCAGAAGGAAACCAACCATCACCTGCCTCCACTCTTTCATCCAA TCGCTCTGCAGAGATGAACGGCTACACAGCAGCTCTGAGGGACCAGTACATCAACACCTCAATGTCCACACACTATCACCTCCTGCCTCACCTGTTCAGCTATGCTGCCCAGTCTGGCCTGCTGACCCCACAGCCCCGCAGCCTTTACCCACAGTCCCACCCTCTGGTGCTGCAGCTGGTTGCTGCAGAGGACTTGGCCCCCCTCACCACCCCGATGCTTATAGAGGATGG GTACAAGGTGACACAGGTGGAGCTGTTCGCCCTGCTGTGTCGTTTGGCAGATGAGCTGCTCTTTCGCCAGATCTCTTGGATCAAGAAGCTTCCATTCTTCTGCGAGCTCTCCATTGAGGACTACACCTGCCTGCTCAGCTCCACCTGGCAGGAGCTCATCCTGCTCTCCTGCCTCACCATCTACAGCGCCCAGATCTTTGGAGACCTGGCTGACGTCACAGCCAAGTACACACCATCTGATGACGAACTCCAAGG CTTCAGTGAGGACGGCATGGAAGTGATGGAGAGGCTGATTTATCTCTATCGCAAGTTTAATCAGCTGAAGATCAGCAATGAGGAGTACGCCTGCATGAAAGCCATCAACTTCCTGAACCAAG ATATAAGAGGACTGTCCAACGTCTCTCAGCTCGAGCAGCTGAACAAGCGCTACTGGTACGTGTGTCAGGACTACATCGAGTACAAATACCCACACCAGCCCAAACGCTTTCCAGAGATAATGATGTGTCTGCCGGAGATCCGCTACATCGCAG GAAAGCTGGTGAATGTCCCACTTGAACAGCTTCCGCTTCTGTTCAAAGCAGTCTTGCACTCCTGCAAATCCAGCCTGACCAGCTACAGGACCGGCCCACCGCCCTGCCTGACCGCCTCCTCTGGAAACTAA